A window from Chaetodon trifascialis isolate fChaTrf1 chromosome 5, fChaTrf1.hap1, whole genome shotgun sequence encodes these proteins:
- the cysltr1 gene encoding cysteinyl leukotriene receptor 1, translating to MWSQMEQVNVTDSVESNSTDCPSIDDFRNQVYSTSYSLITVFGLFGNGFALVVLIRTYRQSSPFHVYMLNLAVSDLLCVMTLPLRVLYYVNKGQWKQGDFLCRISSYALYVNLYCSIYFMAVMSITRFLAIVFPVQNMRLVTVNRARLVCVGVWVFICISSSPFLMTGQHFDPITNKTKCFEPPRGQGVQKLLVLNNLSLVVGFALPFLVILLCYGGIIRTLLSRTQNARRQRDTGTRAIQMIVIVLLTFLISFMPYHVQRTIHLNFLSRTDTTCSERIAMQKSVVVTLCLAASNSCFDPLLYFFSGEGFRNRMSSLRQSVMGSKVKHRANLSQAESMVKTTS from the coding sequence atgtgGTCACAAATGGAGCAAGTGAATGTGACAGACAGCGTAGAGAGCAACTCTACTGACTGTCCATCCATCGATGACTTCCGTAACCAGGTTTACTCCACATCCTACTCTCTCATCACTGTGTTTGGCCTTTTTGGGAACGGCTTCGCCTTGGTGGTGCTGATCAGGACCTACCGCCAGAGCTCACCCTTTCATGTCTACATGCTGAACTTGGCTGTGTCTGACCTGCTGTGCGTCATGACGCTGCCACTGCGAGTTCTCTACTATGTCAATAAGGGCCAGTGGAAACAGGGGGACTTCCTCTGTCGCATCAGCTCCTACGCCCTCTATGTGAACCTCTACTGCAGTATTTACTTCATGGCTGTCATGTCCATCACACGGTTCTTGGCCATTGTCTTCCCTGTGCAGAACATGCGCTTGGTGACAGTGAACCGCGCTCgcttggtgtgtgtgggtgtctgggTGTTTATCTGTATTTCATCCTCACCCTTCCTGATGACTGGCCAACATTTTGACCCCATCACAAATAAAACCAAGTGCTTTGAGCCGCCACGAGGTCAAGGTGTGCAGAAACTCCTTGTGCTGAACAATTTGTCTCTGGTGGTGGGCTTCGCTCTGCCCTTCCTGGTCATCCTTCTCTGCTATGGCGGCATCATCCGCACCCTGTTGTCCCGCACCCAGAATGCCCGACGCCAGCGGGACACAGGCACCAGAGCCATCCAAATGATTGTCATCGTTCTGCTGACCTTCCTGATCAGCTTCATGCCGTACCACGTGCAGCGCACCATCCACCTGAACTTCCTGTCCCGAACCGACACCACCTGCTCAGAGCGGATTGCCATGCAGAAGTCTGTGGTGGTGACACTGTGCCTGGCGGCTTCCAATTCATGCTTTGATCCGTTGCTCTATTTTTTCTCTGGAGAGGGTTTTCGCAATCGCATGTCCTCCCTGAGGCAGTCAGTGATGGGCAGCAAGGTGAAGCACAGAGCCAACCTGTCACAGGCAGAGAGCATGGTGAAAACCACCAGCTGA